Proteins from a single region of Acipenser ruthenus chromosome 31, fAciRut3.2 maternal haplotype, whole genome shotgun sequence:
- the LOC117422699 gene encoding DNA repair protein SWI5 homolog: protein MDSEEKSVAVRGDSGQTNVNTTPWRKGSSRPAKGLFRRTPVRISRNLNTGFKSPLLSPGTPRSSRVDQVSLREDIEELKGRREELSTQIALLEAEGYSVEELDQHIDQLHEYNDIKDVGQMLLGRLATIRGVTTKDLYGEFGLELED, encoded by the exons ATGGACTCAGAGGAAAAGTCTGTCGCTGTCAGGGGTGATTCAGGGCAAACCAATGTAAACACCACGCCGTGGAGAAAAGGGTCTAGCCGCCCGGCGAAAGGCCTCTTCAGAAG aACACCTGTTAGAATTTCAAGGAATCTTAACACTGGCTTCAAATCTCCG CTCCTGTCTCCAGGCACCCCCCGCTCCTCCAGAGTGGACCAGGTCAGCCTCCGAGAGGACATTGAGGAGCTGAAGGGCAGACGGGAGGAGTTGAGCACACAGATTGCACTGTTGGAGGCTGA AGGTTACAGTGTTGAAGAGCTGGACCAGCATATTGACCAGCTTCATGAATACAATGACATCAAGGACGTGGGACAGATGCTGTTGGGCAGGCTGG cgaCAATCAGAGGTGTGACAACAAAGGATCTGTATGGAGAGTTTGGCTTGGAGCTGGAAGACTAG